The genomic stretch ACCTGTGTTAGCTGTGCTTTATTTGGAGTAACCTTCCGGTATGCAGTAAGAAGAAATTTGGACGATATTCATCTCAAGTCAGGAACATCTGCGGCTTTTGGCGTTGTCAAAGGTATTACTGTTCAAAAATGGATGATAAGTGCTAATGTTTTGATAATTATGAGTGTGATATTTATGGCGTATTCCTCTGGTAATGTAGGCCTTGCAACATTGGGTGCCGAACCAGGTCTGGAGTTGGACACTGACAGCCTTTTGTCAACCGCCCTTGATGGTGCAGTTTATGTATCTGAAAatctcttgattttctttttggcCGGTATTGGTTTGGATTTCTGCATGAAAGTGGGGTTTCTAAGCCAATTTCCTATCGATACATCTATTTCCAACACCAATACATGAACAGGCCTCTCATATGATGGAAAATTTCTTTGGTTGCGGCGAACTTGCAAACCTGTATTGTTTGGACAGccatttttcaaagaaaaattgctacttttccgtgaacacatttttcagttacctttttacttcacatatatcaaacagtaatttttttacaaaaattctagaaaaatgcaatccaaacacaagatGAACCAACAATATTGCTGCTTGGAAAAATCATGGATCAGTCGCTCTTGTTGTCAATCACACAAGCCCGTGCCAAGCTACGAAAGACTGAGGGCTGAAAAGCCAGGCTGCTGCCGCCAACCACTTGTTCCTTCAACTAGTGCAATTTATGCTTAAACCCTCGATAGTACCTGCTACAGAGCGGATGAGCTGCACACAAACTTGATACAATTCAACTGCAGTGGCCTTTCTCTGAAGCTTCGCCTAAATTAAGCAACTGTTATGGAATCTTTACCGTAAAATGAAAGGCTGAAGAACCATTTGCAGTTTTTCTGTATTTCATTGTTCATGGTGCAGCACAAAGTCTattgtgtgtatatataaacGTCCATGTATCGTAAAACTTAAGGCTAAAGGCCTCAAGAGCTTTGACAGTGTGAAAACGAAGAGCAAAAGCGAGCTTTATTCACCTTCAAGTAAATAAATACTGACGGCATACCGAATCATTCTATGTTCTTGATGTTAATGACCTTTTCCCATATAGACTCAATCATGCTGTATTCTTGATGTTAATGACCTTTGCCATATAGACTCAGATACCCAAATCCCCCACAATAATGACTATTTTCTAGAGTATTAGCAGAAAATTTTGTGTGaagtaaaaaggtgattgaaaattgtgtttatggaaaacacaaaaaaatttttggggAAAAATGGCAATTCAAGCAAGGCAAAAAATGTGTGAGGTAAGATTGTGGCAAGCATTCATAATTCACAGGACAGTTTACAAACAACAAACAAGTCTTCACTACTCAGCCTCCCCGTTTTGCAAAGCAAATCCTGTTTCCCTAGTGCTTCTTTCCCTCATCGGCCTCTCCATCTTCTGTATCCAAACTTGTGGAATCTTTGAACGGCTTTCTGCGAGGTTTTCCCGAGTTCCCTGTATTGTTTCTATATCGTTCTTGTGCAGATGGCAAgttcatattatcattttctttctccttcatATCAAAAAAGTCCTTAACAGTCAGAGATGGGAAACTCAGACAAAAATAACATATCTTTCCATGTTGTTCACAGCTAACCTCATCGTCATTTGCAGCATTTGATGGTAGATGCTTTGCAACTTCACTAAACAACTGAAACCCTTGAAAATCTCCATTTTTAATACTAGCTTCTAGCTGCCAAAATAGAAGAGAAATTCCCAATCAAGATTCCATCACAAAAGAATGGTAAAGAGAACAGCGAATCTCAACCTGAACGTGAATGATGCACAATAAAATGCTGGCAATTGGCAGCCAGCTATCCTCAGGTGAAATTGACAAATTTGGCCTACAAATTGCAAGAAGTAGACCAGTTTAGCTTATGCTGACCACAAGCTAGCAAATTTTTGAATTCCTACTTCGAGACAGGTAGGCATCAAAATGCTATACATATCAGCATATGTATTTCAAATTTGGAGGAACAAACCATACATTTTGGTTCCAAAGTATTGCAGAAAAAGTAGAGATAAAGCAAGAAATAGACACCCTTTCTTAAACCAAAACCTAAGTGATTCTATCGACATCTGAATACACACATAGACGTTATAGAAATGTTAAAGCGGAGTTGTAGAGCACCATATCTTGTTAAATGACCTTCACattttggagagagagagagagaggggacaTCCTCAGTCCACCAGCACTATTAGGTAGAAAACTCAATACATGCTTAGGAAAACTTCATACCGCAGATAGTTGAATAAAACTTCACAGCTAACATGCTTAAGAATCAGGAAAAAGCAACCACACATTCTTTTGTTACATGCTAAATCccacaactcaaaataagcAAAGGATATTTGAGCCTACATCTGCCTTGCCAAAATTTACAAGCAAGTAAATCAAGCACAAATGCCTCCTCCAAGAAATGGAAGGCCAGTTTAAACCATAAGATGCACCAGAATGTTCGCAGCAACAAAAAAATAGAGAGTTTGCAGAGCAACTGAGCAAGTAGTAAAATCGTTTTCAATTGATCAAAGCAATCAACGTATGGTAAATAGTTTGCCTGCTCCAGAGCTCAGAATCAGAGAATGGATGCTATATAAGCATAAAAAGAATAGCAAGCTTAAAGTCAAAGAATCACCAACCTCACGTAAGGAGCCAAATACACAATAGCATAAACAGCGTAACGCCGCTTTCCAGTATCCAACCATGCAAAAAACCAGCTCTGCATATTGATAACACCCCAACTGAAGGTGGGGAAAGAGAAAAGCGGAATAACAGAAACTAGCAAATCGAGAAATAAATCTAACTCTAGGAAAAGGCTAACCAGCCAATTGAAATAAGGTATGAAGCTGATGATTCCCATGACCGCAAACCGCGCATCAGCTGAATCAATCACCGAGTCGCCCTCATCATCATCCTCCGGGGAAGAAGGGATTGGAAAGGCCAGTGAGTTGAGAATGCACGCGCCGATTGCGACCCCAATAGGCGTGTCAGCTGAAAACTCTGCCCTGCACTTCCCATTTCTCACTTTTCTCtgggcaaccaaaaaaaaaaaaaaacccaaatttatttctttagttcaAGTTAAGCAATAAAAGAAATACTCCTGCTCGGGAGTATGTTTTGGTGCTAACGATTTACACTGGTTAGTAATAGTGCAAGTTTACCGTGAGGAGCTTTATGTGATGGCGATGGAGATTTATGGGGGGTTTAAGGACCGAAAGGAGGGAGGGTTTAAGGGTGGAGAGTAAAGTAGGTGAGGAAGATGGTGGAGCTGAGAGGCTTTGAGGAACCATTGATTGATACAGGGTGCTACTAGCATCTAAGTGTGCTATGCTAACTGCTAAGGGGATCGATGGCAAGATTTGCAGTAGTAGCCAGTACCAGTACCAGAAGTAGGTGaaaagagtcaaaataaaaTACTCCCTGCCTTCTtttgtttggatgaactttgcAGAATGATCGGAGATTCTTtgattcttttttctctttgaaGAAAGTGCCATGGGCTTTTTGTGTACTGGGGCTAGGAATGGATCGTCTGATGCCCTGGGGAGCTTtagcatttttcctttttttttttttttttttttggtttatcaTTTTTCTGGAAATTCTGTCTATTCTTTGCTAAGGGCGGGCTGGAAGACTAATTGTTTTGGTAGTAGCTTACTCTTAAGTCTTAAGTAAGTACTTATAATTTGATTCAACAGGAGCTTCATTCAAACACTGACATTTGACCGGGAGATGGGTTGGACAGTAAGAGGAGATAATTTAAATGAAAAATTTCGGATTCGAAATCTTTAACTTAACACAAATCTAAAAAATAAGTTTTAAAAAAGTGACATTCCACATATCTTAGTACAAATAAATCAAGTTAGTAGgttaccaaaaaaataaatcaagTTATCCAAattcaaacaaatgaacaatCTTCGGCTAGTTCAGGGACAAAATCTACAtagttaaataaaaaattaaaccaaacttCAATAATCTAACTGAAGTTGAAAAATAACACCACTAATTTTGAAATGTCAAGACTCGATACCTTTTCCCAGTACCAAATCGTTTTTTAAGATTTATGAACTCTTGCTCGAAATATAAAAACACATATCAATGCTTCATGCggataatttcacaaatctcccttgaaatttttgacaattttactgCCCTCTTCTCTAAAGTTTTAGAAATATCACTAGTCTCTCTTTAAATTAGTTTTCTTGTAACAAATTAgcccaattcaaaaaaaaaaaaaaaacaatacaaAAATGATTTCAATGGCATGAAGAATATTTCAGACAAAAAAATGCCCCTCAATTTGACTTAGAATC from Coffea eugenioides isolate CCC68of chromosome 8, Ceug_1.0, whole genome shotgun sequence encodes the following:
- the LOC113779675 gene encoding uncharacterized protein LOC113779675 encodes the protein MALSSKRKKNQRISDHSAKFIQTKEGREYFILTLFTYFWYWYWLLLQILPSIPLAVSIAHLDASSTLYQSMVPQSLSAPPSSSPTLLSTLKPSLLSVLKPPINLHRHHIKLLTRKVRNGKCRAEFSADTPIGVAIGACILNSLAFPIPSSPEDDDEGDSVIDSADARFAVMGIISFIPYFNWLSWFFAWLDTGKRRYAVYAIVYLAPYVRPNLSISPEDSWLPIASILLCIIHVQLEASIKNGDFQGFQLFSEVAKHLPSNAANDDEEKENDNMNLPSAQERYRNNTGNSGKPRRKPFKDSTSLDTEDGEADEGKKH